A stretch of Cucumis sativus cultivar 9930 chromosome 2, Cucumber_9930_V3, whole genome shotgun sequence DNA encodes these proteins:
- the LOC101210593 gene encoding uncharacterized protein LOC101210593 isoform X1, with translation MLDDDDDDNFGDFNFGSNHPDPINNRTSSTTIDDDDWGDFVDHSSQIGDHFDLSRPQPSPNSNLSDTSPAIQWAKPQGAIPLSIFGEEEEKEEMGSDVVGSSVGFGEISFVGKESGSAKKGGSLGVGVGIDDLISNLYGPNHQIKAGSPLKSSMAFDPLNFNNSLDLKSIDSNFNVNGVHSYGSQTNFDGDALNFEANGVMSNGFQSELKNVGESIEEDDEEVDDFDGWEFKAAESVTPTGDYQNSKEELVFEPFRLKMEPIMQIEGAIQVDRSIQEGFDGVGKAFESTINGHNHGDSVVQSNGAVNNIDERDFGFSLDAIPVAQNGVLPNSHNKNGQNDLDNGLNPSPIERDVNDVGHVWDFKDTFSDAPDYKLEESESAIFTPNGVEVLVLNGSVDVSLFASDGISHKSGEQQNFDSSFNLNWGKEDGKSFNGNQGDNFHATGKDLNTSLVNENDDFNENIWDFKSALSDSGSNNKVERVEFATGFEAPAFGFSNGIQKNSELLSSHHKALPLSIFGDEELETTDDFSMNQDASTFVSVTREGLDNKNPGPTVSINDLISSLYSQAENNGSIKSSPEENENGIISSPRMSHSDFGNDDDDDSWEFKDASPDVNILDQTYATTLGDVPRRSSTKLKFDCYVDFYHKLNLVLNHVVHGLLENLKKAQSNACLSGEEAEVRTICEEIQIFSAELSQENIAADSFSSDIFLPENNTFSELLEMLRDPRFQILDEEFQLSERLLLAENDLRSAVELLKHVVSTLKILKLGSVEEQSNYVSIWNEIIFICFQELKHGALIWKESIQRNVGSYILSEPQGKQYICALGEIYRVAQVLRASFVLYKPWVLLGQVDPSGLISLVNECSNIWLSSGLVGALCKIDGPIDCKALLDSINAIDNLDEWGLRKHVLFRQQPICNLSLLSAESIPGMDLVVWNGENYFLKLANLWANLIGRDPPIIQHSSNR, from the exons ATGCTGGACGACGACGACGATGACAATTTCGGCGACTTCAATTTCGGTTCCAACCATCCCGATCCCATCAACAACCGGACTTCCTCCACCACCATCGATGACGACGATTGGGGCGATTTCGTCGACCATTCTTCTCAGATCGGTGACCATTTTGATCTCTCCCGTCCTCAGCCTTCTCCCAATTCTAACCTCTCCGACACGTCCCCGGCCATTCAGTGGGCGAAGCCTCAGGGGGCTATCCCGCTTTCCATTTTTGGCGAGGAGGAAGAGAAGGAGGAAATGGGATCTGATGTAGTTGGTTCTAGTGTTGGGTTTGGGGAAATCTCGTTTGTTGGGAAAGAGAGTGGTTCGGCTAAGAAGGGAGGGAGTTTGGGTGTTGGGGTTGGGATTGATGATTTGATTTCTAATTTGTATGGTCCGAATCACCAGATCAAAGCTGGAAGTCCGTTGAAATCGAGCATGGCATTCGATCCTTTGAACTTCAATAATTCGTTGGATTTGAAATCTATTGACTCCAATTTTAATGTCAATGGTGTTCATTCTTATGGGAGCCAGACTAATTTTGATGGCGatgctttaaattttgaagctAATGGAGTGATGTCTAATGGGTTTCAGTCTGAGTTGAAAAACGTCGGTGAGAGCATTGAGGAGGATGACGAGGAGGTGGACGATTTTGATGGCTGGGAATTTAAGGCTGCAGAGTCGGTTACGCCTACGGGTGATTATCAGAACTCAAAG GAAGAATTGGTTTTTGAACCATTTCGTCTGAAGATGGAGCCTATAATGCAAATTGAAGGTGCAATTCAG GTTGACAGATCAATCCAAGAAGGTTTTGATGGAGTGGGAAAGGCATTTGAATCGACAATCAATGGACATAACCATGGAGATTCGGTTGTTCAATCAAATGGAGCTGTTAACAACATAGATGAAAGGGACTTTGGTTTTAGTCTTGATGCAATTCCTGTGGCCCAGAATGGCGTCTTACCAAACTCGCACAataaaaatggtcaaaatGATCTAGATAATGGTTTAAACCCTTCTCCTATTGAACGGGATGTCAATGATGTTGGGCATGTGTGGGATTTCAAGGATACTTTTTCTGATGCACCAGACTATAAGTTG GAAGAGTCGGAGTCTGCCATCTTTACTCCTAATGGTGTAGAGGTGCTTGTTCTGAACGGCAGTGTCGATGTTTCTTTGTTTGCTTCTGATGGGATTTCTCACAAATCTGGtgaacaacaaaattttgactcAAGTTTTAATCTGAATTGGGGAAAAGAAGACGGGAAGTCTTTTAATGGAAACCAGGGCGACAACTTCCATGCTACTGGGAAAGATTTAAACACTTCTCTAGTTAATGAGAATGATGATTTCAATGAGAATATTTGGGATTTCAAGTCTGCACTTTCAGATTCTGGATCAAACaataag GTAGAGCGAGTTGAATTTGCTACTGGTTTTGAAGCACCTGCTTTTGGTTTCAGTAATGGTATTCAG AAGAATTCGGAATTATTGTCAAGTCACCATAAAGCCCTGCCCTTGTCAATTTTTGGAGATGAGGAGCTGGAAACTACTGATGATTTCTCAATGAATCAAGATGCTTCTACCTTTGTATCTGTCACCCGTGAAGGACTTGATAACAAGAATCCTGGTCCTACTGTTTCTATTAATGACTTGATATCAAGTCTGTACAGTCAAGCCGAGAACAATGGTTCCATCAAGTCTTCCccagaagaaaatgaaaatggaataATTTCATCACCAAGGATGTCACACTCCGATTTTGgcaatgatgatgatgatgattccTGGGAGTTCAAAGATGCATCACCAGATGTTAACATTCTAGATCAAACATACGCTACTACTCTCGGAGATGTACCCCGGCGATCATCTACTAAACTTAAGTTTGATTGTTACGTTGATTTTTATCACAAATTAAATCTTGTTTTGAACCATGTTGTCCATGGCcttcttgaaaatttaaag AAAGCCCAAAGTAATGCATGTCTTTCTGGTGAAGAAGCAGAAGTCAGAACCATTTGTGAAGAAATTCAG ATTTTCAGTGCCGAATTATCACAAGAGAACATTGCAGCTGATAGCTTCTCATCAGATATTTTCCTTCCAGAAAATAATACTTTCAGTGAGCTTCTTGAGATGTTGCGGGATCCAAGGTTTCAAATTCTTGATGAAGAATTCCAGTTATCTGAAAGGTTACTATTG GCAGAAAATGATTTGAGATCAGCAGTTGAGCTCTTGAAACACGTTGTGTCAACTCTGAAGATTCTTAAACTCGGATCAGTGGAGGAGCAATCTAATTATGTGTCCATATGGAAcgaaattatatttatttgctttCAAGAATTGAAACATGGTGCTTTGATTTGGAAGGAATCTATACAGAGAAATGTTGGAAGTTACATATTATCTGAACCTCAAG GAAAACAATATATCTGTGCCCTCGGAGAGATTTATAGGGTAGCTCAAGTGCTTAGAGCTTCATTTGTACTTTACAAGCCATGGGTACTGTTAGGTCAGGTTGATCCCAGTGGCTTGATTTCTCTTGTGAATGAATGCTCCAATATTTGGTTGAGTTCGGGACTTGTTGGAGCTCTCTGCAAGATAGATGGTCCTATTGATTGCAAAGCATTATTGGATTCGATCAATGCTATTGATAATCTTGATGAATGGGGTTTGAGAAAGCATGTTCTCTTCAGACAACAACCTATTTGTAATCTATCACTCTTGAGTGCTGAATCAATTCCAG GTATGGATTTGGTGGTCTGGAATGGGGAGAACTACTTTTTGAAGCTCGCAAACTTATGGGCAAACCTAATAGGTCGTGATCCTCCAATCATTCAGCACTCGAGTAATAGGTGA
- the LOC101210593 gene encoding uncharacterized protein LOC101210593 isoform X2 produces MLDDDDDDNFGDFNFGSNHPDPINNRTSSTTIDDDDWGDFVDHSSQIGDHFDLSRPQPSPNSNLSDTSPAIQWAKPQGAIPLSIFGEEEEKEEMGSDVVGSSVGFGEISFVGKESGSAKKGGSLGVGVGIDDLISNLYGPNHQIKAGSPLKSSMAFDPLNFNNSLDLKSIDSNFNVNGVHSYGSQTNFDGDALNFEANGVMSNGFQSELKNVGESIEEDDEEVDDFDGWEFKAAESVTPTGDYQNSKEELVFEPFRLKMEPIMQIEGAIQVDRSIQEGFDGVGKAFESTINGHNHGDSVVQSNGAVNNIDERDFGFSLDAIPVAQNGVLPNSHNKNGQNDLDNGLNPSPIERDVNDVGHVWDFKDTFSDAPDYKLEESESAIFTPNGVEVLVLNGSVDVSLFASDGISHKSGEQQNFDSSFNLNWGKEDGKSFNGNQGDNFHATGKDLNTSLVNENDDFNENIWDFKSALSDSGSNNKVERVEFATGFEAPAFGFSNGIQNSELLSSHHKALPLSIFGDEELETTDDFSMNQDASTFVSVTREGLDNKNPGPTVSINDLISSLYSQAENNGSIKSSPEENENGIISSPRMSHSDFGNDDDDDSWEFKDASPDVNILDQTYATTLGDVPRRSSTKLKFDCYVDFYHKLNLVLNHVVHGLLENLKKAQSNACLSGEEAEVRTICEEIQIFSAELSQENIAADSFSSDIFLPENNTFSELLEMLRDPRFQILDEEFQLSERLLLAENDLRSAVELLKHVVSTLKILKLGSVEEQSNYVSIWNEIIFICFQELKHGALIWKESIQRNVGSYILSEPQGKQYICALGEIYRVAQVLRASFVLYKPWVLLGQVDPSGLISLVNECSNIWLSSGLVGALCKIDGPIDCKALLDSINAIDNLDEWGLRKHVLFRQQPICNLSLLSAESIPGMDLVVWNGENYFLKLANLWANLIGRDPPIIQHSSNR; encoded by the exons ATGCTGGACGACGACGACGATGACAATTTCGGCGACTTCAATTTCGGTTCCAACCATCCCGATCCCATCAACAACCGGACTTCCTCCACCACCATCGATGACGACGATTGGGGCGATTTCGTCGACCATTCTTCTCAGATCGGTGACCATTTTGATCTCTCCCGTCCTCAGCCTTCTCCCAATTCTAACCTCTCCGACACGTCCCCGGCCATTCAGTGGGCGAAGCCTCAGGGGGCTATCCCGCTTTCCATTTTTGGCGAGGAGGAAGAGAAGGAGGAAATGGGATCTGATGTAGTTGGTTCTAGTGTTGGGTTTGGGGAAATCTCGTTTGTTGGGAAAGAGAGTGGTTCGGCTAAGAAGGGAGGGAGTTTGGGTGTTGGGGTTGGGATTGATGATTTGATTTCTAATTTGTATGGTCCGAATCACCAGATCAAAGCTGGAAGTCCGTTGAAATCGAGCATGGCATTCGATCCTTTGAACTTCAATAATTCGTTGGATTTGAAATCTATTGACTCCAATTTTAATGTCAATGGTGTTCATTCTTATGGGAGCCAGACTAATTTTGATGGCGatgctttaaattttgaagctAATGGAGTGATGTCTAATGGGTTTCAGTCTGAGTTGAAAAACGTCGGTGAGAGCATTGAGGAGGATGACGAGGAGGTGGACGATTTTGATGGCTGGGAATTTAAGGCTGCAGAGTCGGTTACGCCTACGGGTGATTATCAGAACTCAAAG GAAGAATTGGTTTTTGAACCATTTCGTCTGAAGATGGAGCCTATAATGCAAATTGAAGGTGCAATTCAG GTTGACAGATCAATCCAAGAAGGTTTTGATGGAGTGGGAAAGGCATTTGAATCGACAATCAATGGACATAACCATGGAGATTCGGTTGTTCAATCAAATGGAGCTGTTAACAACATAGATGAAAGGGACTTTGGTTTTAGTCTTGATGCAATTCCTGTGGCCCAGAATGGCGTCTTACCAAACTCGCACAataaaaatggtcaaaatGATCTAGATAATGGTTTAAACCCTTCTCCTATTGAACGGGATGTCAATGATGTTGGGCATGTGTGGGATTTCAAGGATACTTTTTCTGATGCACCAGACTATAAGTTG GAAGAGTCGGAGTCTGCCATCTTTACTCCTAATGGTGTAGAGGTGCTTGTTCTGAACGGCAGTGTCGATGTTTCTTTGTTTGCTTCTGATGGGATTTCTCACAAATCTGGtgaacaacaaaattttgactcAAGTTTTAATCTGAATTGGGGAAAAGAAGACGGGAAGTCTTTTAATGGAAACCAGGGCGACAACTTCCATGCTACTGGGAAAGATTTAAACACTTCTCTAGTTAATGAGAATGATGATTTCAATGAGAATATTTGGGATTTCAAGTCTGCACTTTCAGATTCTGGATCAAACaataag GTAGAGCGAGTTGAATTTGCTACTGGTTTTGAAGCACCTGCTTTTGGTTTCAGTAATGGTATTCAG AATTCGGAATTATTGTCAAGTCACCATAAAGCCCTGCCCTTGTCAATTTTTGGAGATGAGGAGCTGGAAACTACTGATGATTTCTCAATGAATCAAGATGCTTCTACCTTTGTATCTGTCACCCGTGAAGGACTTGATAACAAGAATCCTGGTCCTACTGTTTCTATTAATGACTTGATATCAAGTCTGTACAGTCAAGCCGAGAACAATGGTTCCATCAAGTCTTCCccagaagaaaatgaaaatggaataATTTCATCACCAAGGATGTCACACTCCGATTTTGgcaatgatgatgatgatgattccTGGGAGTTCAAAGATGCATCACCAGATGTTAACATTCTAGATCAAACATACGCTACTACTCTCGGAGATGTACCCCGGCGATCATCTACTAAACTTAAGTTTGATTGTTACGTTGATTTTTATCACAAATTAAATCTTGTTTTGAACCATGTTGTCCATGGCcttcttgaaaatttaaag AAAGCCCAAAGTAATGCATGTCTTTCTGGTGAAGAAGCAGAAGTCAGAACCATTTGTGAAGAAATTCAG ATTTTCAGTGCCGAATTATCACAAGAGAACATTGCAGCTGATAGCTTCTCATCAGATATTTTCCTTCCAGAAAATAATACTTTCAGTGAGCTTCTTGAGATGTTGCGGGATCCAAGGTTTCAAATTCTTGATGAAGAATTCCAGTTATCTGAAAGGTTACTATTG GCAGAAAATGATTTGAGATCAGCAGTTGAGCTCTTGAAACACGTTGTGTCAACTCTGAAGATTCTTAAACTCGGATCAGTGGAGGAGCAATCTAATTATGTGTCCATATGGAAcgaaattatatttatttgctttCAAGAATTGAAACATGGTGCTTTGATTTGGAAGGAATCTATACAGAGAAATGTTGGAAGTTACATATTATCTGAACCTCAAG GAAAACAATATATCTGTGCCCTCGGAGAGATTTATAGGGTAGCTCAAGTGCTTAGAGCTTCATTTGTACTTTACAAGCCATGGGTACTGTTAGGTCAGGTTGATCCCAGTGGCTTGATTTCTCTTGTGAATGAATGCTCCAATATTTGGTTGAGTTCGGGACTTGTTGGAGCTCTCTGCAAGATAGATGGTCCTATTGATTGCAAAGCATTATTGGATTCGATCAATGCTATTGATAATCTTGATGAATGGGGTTTGAGAAAGCATGTTCTCTTCAGACAACAACCTATTTGTAATCTATCACTCTTGAGTGCTGAATCAATTCCAG GTATGGATTTGGTGGTCTGGAATGGGGAGAACTACTTTTTGAAGCTCGCAAACTTATGGGCAAACCTAATAGGTCGTGATCCTCCAATCATTCAGCACTCGAGTAATAGGTGA
- the LOC101210593 gene encoding uncharacterized protein LOC101210593 isoform X3: MLDDDDDDNFGDFNFGSNHPDPINNRTSSTTIDDDDWGDFVDHSSQIGDHFDLSRPQPSPNSNLSDTSPAIQWAKPQGAIPLSIFGEEEEKEEMGSDVVGSSVGFGEISFVGKESGSAKKGGSLGVGVGIDDLISNLYGPNHQIKAGSPLKSSMAFDPLNFNNSLDLKSIDSNFNVNGVHSYGSQTNFDGDALNFEANGVMSNGFQSELKNVGESIEEDDEEVDDFDGWEFKAAESVTPTGDYQNSKVDRSIQEGFDGVGKAFESTINGHNHGDSVVQSNGAVNNIDERDFGFSLDAIPVAQNGVLPNSHNKNGQNDLDNGLNPSPIERDVNDVGHVWDFKDTFSDAPDYKLEESESAIFTPNGVEVLVLNGSVDVSLFASDGISHKSGEQQNFDSSFNLNWGKEDGKSFNGNQGDNFHATGKDLNTSLVNENDDFNENIWDFKSALSDSGSNNKVERVEFATGFEAPAFGFSNGIQKNSELLSSHHKALPLSIFGDEELETTDDFSMNQDASTFVSVTREGLDNKNPGPTVSINDLISSLYSQAENNGSIKSSPEENENGIISSPRMSHSDFGNDDDDDSWEFKDASPDVNILDQTYATTLGDVPRRSSTKLKFDCYVDFYHKLNLVLNHVVHGLLENLKKAQSNACLSGEEAEVRTICEEIQIFSAELSQENIAADSFSSDIFLPENNTFSELLEMLRDPRFQILDEEFQLSERLLLAENDLRSAVELLKHVVSTLKILKLGSVEEQSNYVSIWNEIIFICFQELKHGALIWKESIQRNVGSYILSEPQGKQYICALGEIYRVAQVLRASFVLYKPWVLLGQVDPSGLISLVNECSNIWLSSGLVGALCKIDGPIDCKALLDSINAIDNLDEWGLRKHVLFRQQPICNLSLLSAESIPGMDLVVWNGENYFLKLANLWANLIGRDPPIIQHSSNR; encoded by the exons ATGCTGGACGACGACGACGATGACAATTTCGGCGACTTCAATTTCGGTTCCAACCATCCCGATCCCATCAACAACCGGACTTCCTCCACCACCATCGATGACGACGATTGGGGCGATTTCGTCGACCATTCTTCTCAGATCGGTGACCATTTTGATCTCTCCCGTCCTCAGCCTTCTCCCAATTCTAACCTCTCCGACACGTCCCCGGCCATTCAGTGGGCGAAGCCTCAGGGGGCTATCCCGCTTTCCATTTTTGGCGAGGAGGAAGAGAAGGAGGAAATGGGATCTGATGTAGTTGGTTCTAGTGTTGGGTTTGGGGAAATCTCGTTTGTTGGGAAAGAGAGTGGTTCGGCTAAGAAGGGAGGGAGTTTGGGTGTTGGGGTTGGGATTGATGATTTGATTTCTAATTTGTATGGTCCGAATCACCAGATCAAAGCTGGAAGTCCGTTGAAATCGAGCATGGCATTCGATCCTTTGAACTTCAATAATTCGTTGGATTTGAAATCTATTGACTCCAATTTTAATGTCAATGGTGTTCATTCTTATGGGAGCCAGACTAATTTTGATGGCGatgctttaaattttgaagctAATGGAGTGATGTCTAATGGGTTTCAGTCTGAGTTGAAAAACGTCGGTGAGAGCATTGAGGAGGATGACGAGGAGGTGGACGATTTTGATGGCTGGGAATTTAAGGCTGCAGAGTCGGTTACGCCTACGGGTGATTATCAGAACTCAAAG GTTGACAGATCAATCCAAGAAGGTTTTGATGGAGTGGGAAAGGCATTTGAATCGACAATCAATGGACATAACCATGGAGATTCGGTTGTTCAATCAAATGGAGCTGTTAACAACATAGATGAAAGGGACTTTGGTTTTAGTCTTGATGCAATTCCTGTGGCCCAGAATGGCGTCTTACCAAACTCGCACAataaaaatggtcaaaatGATCTAGATAATGGTTTAAACCCTTCTCCTATTGAACGGGATGTCAATGATGTTGGGCATGTGTGGGATTTCAAGGATACTTTTTCTGATGCACCAGACTATAAGTTG GAAGAGTCGGAGTCTGCCATCTTTACTCCTAATGGTGTAGAGGTGCTTGTTCTGAACGGCAGTGTCGATGTTTCTTTGTTTGCTTCTGATGGGATTTCTCACAAATCTGGtgaacaacaaaattttgactcAAGTTTTAATCTGAATTGGGGAAAAGAAGACGGGAAGTCTTTTAATGGAAACCAGGGCGACAACTTCCATGCTACTGGGAAAGATTTAAACACTTCTCTAGTTAATGAGAATGATGATTTCAATGAGAATATTTGGGATTTCAAGTCTGCACTTTCAGATTCTGGATCAAACaataag GTAGAGCGAGTTGAATTTGCTACTGGTTTTGAAGCACCTGCTTTTGGTTTCAGTAATGGTATTCAG AAGAATTCGGAATTATTGTCAAGTCACCATAAAGCCCTGCCCTTGTCAATTTTTGGAGATGAGGAGCTGGAAACTACTGATGATTTCTCAATGAATCAAGATGCTTCTACCTTTGTATCTGTCACCCGTGAAGGACTTGATAACAAGAATCCTGGTCCTACTGTTTCTATTAATGACTTGATATCAAGTCTGTACAGTCAAGCCGAGAACAATGGTTCCATCAAGTCTTCCccagaagaaaatgaaaatggaataATTTCATCACCAAGGATGTCACACTCCGATTTTGgcaatgatgatgatgatgattccTGGGAGTTCAAAGATGCATCACCAGATGTTAACATTCTAGATCAAACATACGCTACTACTCTCGGAGATGTACCCCGGCGATCATCTACTAAACTTAAGTTTGATTGTTACGTTGATTTTTATCACAAATTAAATCTTGTTTTGAACCATGTTGTCCATGGCcttcttgaaaatttaaag AAAGCCCAAAGTAATGCATGTCTTTCTGGTGAAGAAGCAGAAGTCAGAACCATTTGTGAAGAAATTCAG ATTTTCAGTGCCGAATTATCACAAGAGAACATTGCAGCTGATAGCTTCTCATCAGATATTTTCCTTCCAGAAAATAATACTTTCAGTGAGCTTCTTGAGATGTTGCGGGATCCAAGGTTTCAAATTCTTGATGAAGAATTCCAGTTATCTGAAAGGTTACTATTG GCAGAAAATGATTTGAGATCAGCAGTTGAGCTCTTGAAACACGTTGTGTCAACTCTGAAGATTCTTAAACTCGGATCAGTGGAGGAGCAATCTAATTATGTGTCCATATGGAAcgaaattatatttatttgctttCAAGAATTGAAACATGGTGCTTTGATTTGGAAGGAATCTATACAGAGAAATGTTGGAAGTTACATATTATCTGAACCTCAAG GAAAACAATATATCTGTGCCCTCGGAGAGATTTATAGGGTAGCTCAAGTGCTTAGAGCTTCATTTGTACTTTACAAGCCATGGGTACTGTTAGGTCAGGTTGATCCCAGTGGCTTGATTTCTCTTGTGAATGAATGCTCCAATATTTGGTTGAGTTCGGGACTTGTTGGAGCTCTCTGCAAGATAGATGGTCCTATTGATTGCAAAGCATTATTGGATTCGATCAATGCTATTGATAATCTTGATGAATGGGGTTTGAGAAAGCATGTTCTCTTCAGACAACAACCTATTTGTAATCTATCACTCTTGAGTGCTGAATCAATTCCAG GTATGGATTTGGTGGTCTGGAATGGGGAGAACTACTTTTTGAAGCTCGCAAACTTATGGGCAAACCTAATAGGTCGTGATCCTCCAATCATTCAGCACTCGAGTAATAGGTGA